A single window of Hymenobacter sp. APR13 DNA harbors:
- a CDS encoding HNH endonuclease, translating to MIKCDSLDAALWELVQQPAPREEIRQALLGRYFPLTRNYFRPRADLERLDEPAALYNRAVDVADETALAERSGVFLREVLQAYQSTCAVSGLQLVSTTGTAPLLDACHIVPWSVSQDDTIGNELALCPNLPRAFDRHLFWIDKDYRVRVAEGFGELGGHDYGVQRFNGQPLRLPKVRSWWPRLENLAAQHIPSTG from the coding sequence GTGATAAAATGCGACTCGTTGGATGCGGCGCTGTGGGAGTTGGTGCAGCAGCCGGCGCCAAGGGAGGAAATCCGGCAGGCATTGCTGGGGCGCTACTTCCCGCTTACGCGCAACTACTTCCGGCCACGGGCAGATCTGGAACGGCTGGATGAGCCGGCGGCCTTGTACAACCGCGCGGTGGACGTAGCTGATGAAACAGCCCTGGCGGAGCGCAGCGGCGTGTTTTTGCGGGAGGTGCTGCAGGCGTATCAATCGACGTGCGCGGTGTCGGGGCTGCAGCTGGTGAGCACCACGGGAACGGCACCGCTGCTGGATGCCTGCCACATTGTGCCGTGGTCGGTGAGCCAGGATGATACTATCGGGAATGAGCTGGCGCTGTGCCCCAACCTGCCCCGCGCCTTCGACCGGCACCTGTTCTGGATTGATAAAGATTACCGGGTACGCGTGGCCGAGGGGTTCGGGGAACTGGGCGGGCACGACTACGGCGTGCAGCGCTTCAACGGGCAGCCGCTGCGGCTGCCGAAGGTGCGGTCGTGGTGGCCACGACTGGAGAACTTGGCGGCGCAGCATATACCTAGCACAGGTTGA
- a CDS encoding Eco57I restriction-modification methylase domain-containing protein, producing the protein MLVPPQTNVHDELPQVEIPVVEISSPPSGDALDLLPPSKRDLSDKKRKGVFYTPDAAAQLLAEWSIRNANDIILEPSFGGCGFLEAALNQLGSLGAENPHGQLLGCDVDPNAFDYLVKLLEGSTAQQNFKLKDFLGVVPSDFQVNSVDAVIGNPPYVSWHNMLPSQRESASKVLLPNGESLNNKGSLWTFFLAHSLQFLNTGGRMAWILPGSFIYADYAAPLRAIISEQFSRTLAVMLEQRIFLNEGTEESSIILLCEDYKPKARGQSGELMRLALVATLPELKNTIQAWTDKLPTGFEWDQEANRLLLPEAVMRAYDSHCHVPSYTNLGTLVKIRIGLVTGDNSFFVLKSSQATKLKIPKKALRPIIARQAHFRGLQVTDEDLNQLVNDDVKCLLLNTNCYKDKRISYYISRYLNTYPKENIAANRTFAKRKPWHQIAQEHTPDGFFSCMNWHGPMLVLNPAQATCTNTVYRIQFESTLFTHEFVKQHVAVSLQSTFSQLSAEISGRSCGSGALKLEPSEAGRIGLLLPPAHADASPVFDQIDTLLREGHVAEARRAADQFLIEYGLLTTEEVAVLDLGLRTLRKIRRGDRSPTTD; encoded by the coding sequence GTGCTTGTTCCACCCCAAACAAATGTACATGATGAACTACCCCAGGTGGAAATACCTGTGGTTGAAATTTCGTCCCCACCCTCGGGCGATGCCTTAGACCTTTTGCCACCTAGTAAACGTGACCTATCTGATAAAAAGCGCAAAGGGGTTTTCTATACTCCGGATGCTGCTGCTCAACTGCTAGCTGAGTGGAGTATTCGTAATGCTAACGACATTATTCTTGAACCGAGCTTTGGTGGATGTGGCTTCCTCGAGGCAGCACTCAATCAACTGGGCTCCTTGGGTGCTGAAAATCCTCACGGCCAGCTTCTAGGATGCGATGTAGACCCCAATGCATTTGATTATTTAGTTAAACTGCTTGAGGGTTCAACAGCCCAACAGAATTTCAAGCTGAAAGACTTTCTAGGTGTAGTGCCCTCAGATTTCCAAGTAAACAGTGTTGACGCTGTGATAGGAAATCCCCCATATGTGTCTTGGCATAATATGTTACCAAGTCAACGGGAGTCGGCTTCAAAGGTGCTCTTACCCAATGGCGAATCCCTAAATAATAAGGGTAGCTTATGGACTTTCTTCTTGGCGCATAGTCTGCAATTCTTGAATACAGGGGGACGAATGGCTTGGATTCTGCCTGGAAGTTTCATTTATGCAGATTATGCCGCTCCTCTCCGGGCCATTATTTCGGAGCAGTTCAGCCGCACCCTAGCAGTAATGCTTGAACAGCGAATCTTTCTTAATGAAGGCACAGAGGAGAGTAGCATTATATTACTCTGTGAGGATTATAAGCCAAAGGCTAGAGGACAGTCAGGAGAACTAATGCGTTTGGCATTGGTAGCAACTCTGCCTGAGTTAAAAAACACAATTCAAGCGTGGACGGATAAGCTGCCTACGGGATTTGAGTGGGACCAAGAAGCCAATAGACTATTGCTTCCTGAGGCAGTAATGAGGGCCTATGACAGCCATTGTCATGTTCCGTCATACACAAATCTTGGAACACTAGTAAAAATCAGGATAGGGCTGGTGACAGGTGACAACTCGTTTTTTGTTCTGAAGTCGTCACAAGCCACTAAGTTGAAGATTCCAAAAAAAGCATTGCGCCCCATTATTGCGCGGCAAGCTCACTTTCGTGGTTTGCAAGTCACAGATGAGGATTTAAACCAGCTCGTGAATGATGATGTCAAGTGCTTGTTATTAAATACTAACTGTTATAAAGACAAGCGGATATCGTATTATATTTCACGCTACTTAAATACCTACCCTAAGGAAAACATTGCGGCAAATCGCACTTTCGCGAAGCGAAAGCCTTGGCACCAAATTGCACAAGAGCATACTCCTGATGGTTTCTTCTCTTGCATGAATTGGCATGGGCCAATGTTGGTTCTAAACCCCGCACAGGCAACTTGCACTAATACAGTGTATCGTATACAATTTGAAAGCACTTTGTTTACGCATGAATTTGTAAAACAGCATGTTGCTGTGAGCTTACAAAGCACATTTAGTCAATTATCTGCTGAGATTTCAGGCCGTAGTTGTGGATCTGGCGCACTTAAACTTGAGCCATCAGAAGCGGGTAGAATTGGTCTTCTGCTTCCTCCGGCCCATGCAGATGCCAGCCCTGTTTTTGACCAGATTGATACCCTTCTGCGGGAAGGTCATGTTGCTGAAGCAAGAAGGGCCGCAGACCAGTTCCTAATCGAATATGGTCTTTTGACTACAGAAGAGGTAGCCGTATTAGACCTGGGACTAAGGACCTTAAGGAAAATACGTCGTGGTGACCGAAGCCCAACTACAGACTAA
- a CDS encoding ATP-binding protein — MSNTSLEQLQSELITAVNVVPPDVDLIQELTNKIARLDTDNVRFTIDAGIISRLGQELVGKQETAVAELIKNAYDADATEVRIVFNNTDTPGGTLRIEDNGLGMTREQLLNGFMRLSSNDKLINPLSERYHRRRAGKKGIGRFAVQRLGEELILTTQTESSAKALRVTVNWESFRAGRDLSTITSRVEEIDKELPFGTILFIKNLREAWSNAEQRRVYRYVSELLQPYALTKFKIPSLSSNSKVHPGELGRFDVELIHQSGEKETVVASKDETIFANALGVIEGYVDEKGHGIWSIESKKLGISEETSDIGLDRENKIPFQYLRNVSLKAYYYIWNNDLFPKLLFSTLQEIGRQQGGIRIFRNGFRVSPYGDRDNDWLELDASYAARRFLPAHANSNFIGLIELNDIKGHIFEERASREGLIENDAFKELQKFAYGVLTAGILRIAESRNKKQTAGQTNWKNKDNESPAETLKGAADKIRNTVAITRERLKEQSNHRTKENQTDSIVSVIDTFEKLEVAVAAQQAELDELVKVADVLDDAASRAHLLIQENQMLRVLASLGLLIGEFTHEIVHVLGSAQQNADSLGELLVNGTREQKAFDHLGSNISRLRGYLNFFYQTIASNASRELVPQNLRAVGRQFEESMGASIKRSGITFEFEPLGYELFTPPMHASEINSLLLIFTPTH; from the coding sequence ATGAGCAATACATCACTGGAGCAATTACAGTCCGAGTTAATAACTGCAGTAAATGTGGTTCCACCTGATGTTGACCTTATTCAGGAATTAACTAATAAAATCGCACGGTTGGATACCGACAATGTTCGGTTCACAATTGATGCTGGTATAATAAGCCGTTTGGGGCAAGAACTAGTTGGAAAGCAGGAGACTGCTGTAGCTGAACTAATCAAAAACGCTTATGATGCTGACGCTACAGAAGTAAGAATCGTATTTAACAATACCGATACTCCAGGAGGAACATTAAGAATTGAAGACAATGGGCTCGGGATGACACGCGAGCAGCTATTGAACGGATTCATGCGCCTGTCATCTAATGACAAGTTGATTAATCCTTTGTCTGAACGTTATCATCGTCGCCGTGCAGGAAAAAAAGGAATTGGACGCTTTGCGGTGCAACGGCTTGGGGAGGAGCTGATATTAACAACCCAAACGGAAAGCTCTGCTAAGGCCCTCAGAGTAACCGTAAATTGGGAGTCGTTTCGTGCTGGCCGCGATTTGAGCACTATAACTAGTCGTGTAGAAGAGATTGATAAGGAATTGCCATTTGGCACAATTCTGTTTATTAAAAATCTTCGCGAAGCATGGAGCAATGCCGAACAACGACGCGTCTATAGATATGTTTCTGAGCTACTACAGCCTTATGCGCTTACTAAGTTTAAGATTCCTTCGCTTTCAAGTAACTCAAAGGTACACCCTGGGGAGTTAGGCAGGTTTGACGTTGAATTAATACATCAAAGTGGGGAGAAGGAAACAGTTGTTGCATCGAAGGATGAAACGATTTTTGCAAACGCGTTAGGCGTAATTGAAGGCTATGTTGATGAAAAAGGGCATGGAATCTGGTCAATAGAGTCTAAAAAACTAGGTATTTCTGAAGAAACCTCTGATATAGGATTAGACCGCGAAAACAAGATACCCTTTCAGTATCTACGCAATGTTAGCCTTAAGGCGTACTACTATATATGGAATAATGATTTGTTTCCAAAATTGCTTTTTAGCACGCTCCAAGAAATTGGCAGACAGCAGGGTGGAATCCGTATCTTCCGCAATGGCTTTCGAGTATCGCCATATGGAGACCGGGACAACGACTGGTTAGAGCTAGATGCTTCGTATGCTGCGAGGCGTTTCTTGCCTGCCCATGCAAACAGCAATTTCATAGGCCTTATTGAGCTTAACGATATTAAAGGTCATATTTTCGAAGAAAGAGCCAGCAGGGAGGGATTGATTGAAAATGATGCATTTAAAGAGTTACAGAAGTTTGCTTATGGTGTGCTTACAGCTGGTATTCTTAGAATTGCTGAATCGAGAAATAAGAAGCAGACTGCTGGACAAACGAATTGGAAAAACAAGGATAATGAGAGCCCTGCGGAAACTTTAAAAGGAGCTGCCGATAAAATACGGAATACTGTTGCTATTACCCGAGAGAGACTGAAAGAGCAAAGCAATCATAGAACGAAAGAAAACCAAACTGATAGCATTGTTAGCGTTATAGATACTTTCGAGAAGCTTGAAGTCGCTGTGGCAGCTCAACAAGCCGAATTGGACGAGCTTGTAAAAGTCGCAGATGTATTGGATGACGCTGCTTCTAGGGCTCATTTATTAATACAAGAGAATCAGATGTTGCGGGTGTTAGCAAGTCTCGGACTGCTAATTGGTGAATTTACACATGAAATAGTTCACGTATTAGGATCTGCACAGCAGAATGCAGACTCACTAGGGGAGTTATTAGTAAATGGAACACGCGAACAAAAGGCATTCGACCACTTGGGTTCTAACATAAGTCGATTACGTGGCTATTTGAATTTCTTCTACCAAACTATTGCCAGTAACGCTAGTCGGGAGTTAGTGCCTCAAAACTTACGAGCAGTAGGCAGGCAATTTGAAGAATCTATGGGAGCAAGTATTAAACGTTCCGGTATCACATTTGAATTTGAACCGCTTGGATACGAATTGTTTACTCCGCCAATGCATGCATCTGAAATCAACTCTTTACTTTTAATTTTTACTCCAACTCATTAA
- a CDS encoding ATP-binding protein, with product MLLRVGAEGNRVFLEFADNGDGIPEAIRDRIFNAFFTTASPASRDSTYAEEAQGSGLGLKIVSDTVAVYGGEVFLSAAPSGYTTCFRVEFPSYLPDESNS from the coding sequence ATGCTACTTCGTGTTGGTGCGGAGGGTAATAGGGTTTTCTTAGAGTTTGCTGACAATGGGGATGGCATCCCGGAAGCCATTCGTGACAGAATCTTCAACGCGTTTTTTACAACTGCATCCCCTGCTAGTAGAGATAGTACTTATGCTGAAGAAGCGCAAGGCAGTGGTTTAGGATTAAAAATTGTCTCTGACACTGTCGCTGTTTACGGCGGTGAGGTTTTTCTTTCTGCTGCGCCTTCTGGCTACACTACTTGCTTTAGAGTTGAGTTTCCTTCATATCTACCTGATGAATCAAACAGTTAA